The Nerophis lumbriciformis linkage group LG05, RoL_Nlum_v2.1, whole genome shotgun sequence genome contains a region encoding:
- the LOC140678814 gene encoding beta-2-microglobulin-like isoform X1 encodes MRFTFVYHKFCLTCVSVGSSPFKIMNTPLCIVGFVFLGLLSSSATKETPPLVQVYSRTQGDLGKPNILLCHASNFYPPVIKLDLLKDTEVMLEANQTEMAFEDNWDYYMTKHALFTPQKGEEYACLVTHMGMSRVFVWEADT; translated from the exons ATGCGTTTTACTTTCGTTTACCATAAGTTCTGTCTTACCTGTGTGTCGGTTGGTTCCAGTCCATTTAAAATCATGAATACACCTCTCTGCATTGTTGGCTTCGTCTTTTTAGGTCTCCTGAGCTCTTCAGCGACTAAAGAAA CCCCACCACTAGTTCAGGTGTATAGTCGGACACAAGGAGACTTGGGAAAACCAAACATCCTCCTCTGCCATGCGAGCAACTTCTACCCACCGGTGATCAAACTCGACCTGCTGAAGGATACCGAGGTGATGCTGGAGGCTAATCAGACGGAGATGGCCTTTGAGGACAACTGGGACTACTACATGACCAAACATGCTCTCTTCACTCCGCAAAAAGGAGAGGAGTACGCCTGCCTTGTGACTCACATGGGAATGTCCAGAGTGTTTGTTTGGG AAGCTGATACCTAA
- the LOC140678814 gene encoding beta-2-microglobulin-like isoform X2, with amino-acid sequence MRFTFVYHKFCLTCVSVGSSPFKIMNTPLCIVGFVFLGLLSSSATKETPPLVQVYSRTQGDLGKPNILLCHASNFYPPVIKLDLLKDTEVMLEANQTEMAFEDNWDYYMTKHALFTPQKGEES; translated from the exons ATGCGTTTTACTTTCGTTTACCATAAGTTCTGTCTTACCTGTGTGTCGGTTGGTTCCAGTCCATTTAAAATCATGAATACACCTCTCTGCATTGTTGGCTTCGTCTTTTTAGGTCTCCTGAGCTCTTCAGCGACTAAAGAAA CCCCACCACTAGTTCAGGTGTATAGTCGGACACAAGGAGACTTGGGAAAACCAAACATCCTCCTCTGCCATGCGAGCAACTTCTACCCACCGGTGATCAAACTCGACCTGCTGAAGGATACCGAGGTGATGCTGGAGGCTAATCAGACGGAGATGGCCTTTGAGGACAACTGGGACTACTACATGACCAAACATGCTCTCTTCACTCCGCAAAAAGGAGAGGA AAGCTGA